ggtcccgccgccgccgcctgcccgcggccccggggggggacacacacacacgcgcgctGCTACCTaccccgggcagggcaggggtcGGGAGCCGCCGTCGGgccgggagcggagcggccgcggccccgctccgccgcgaTCCTCGGCGGCCGCGctcgctccccgccccccccccccccccctcgccgctgccgccccccccctcccccggcccgcgGGGGCGCGCCCCGGGCCCGCTTGAGCCGCTCGTCCGCCCCGGGGTGCGCCgagcccgcccgccccgggcgcCGCCGCGCTTCGGGGGccgcgggggcccggcggggccagGGGCACTATTTGACGTCGAGGAGACGGATCACCGCGGCGCAGCGATACGGCGCGCACCAATGGAGTTCAAATGTCAGCAAGTTTGAGGAGGGGTGAGGCGCCGGGGGGTGTGTTCCTCCGCCGCGGCCCCTGCTCTAAACGGCGCGGCTCCTCGGGACGCCGCATGGCACATGGGCTGCGGAGCGCCGGGgaagccccgccgccccgcccggccccgctccgcccggcccggccccgggagggCCCTCCGCGGAGGGCGTGGGGCTCCGGCGCTGCCGGCGAGCAGGTGACACCGCGGGCTGCCCCGCGCCGTCTGCGCGGCATGTGCGCGCCCGTGTAGCGGGGGCTTGCCCCCATGGGCGGCGGCGCCGGCGCTTTCCTCTGCCCCCCATCTCTGGAAGTCCAGGCAGGAAACGCTCCTCATGTCTCCCAGATAAAAATAAACGCGACTCCCTCCTCCCGGCCGCGGGCTGCCCCCGAGCGCGGCCAGACGCGGGGCtgagccggccccgccgcgcctctcccccgccgcccgccccatGGATATCGCGACAGGTCCCGAGTCCTTGGAAAGGTGCTTTACGCGGGGCCAGTCGGACTGCTCCAAGATGCTGGACGGTATTAAAATGGAAGACCACCCTCTGCGCTCGGGTCCGGCCACGTTAGGAGTGCTGCTGGGTGAGTTTGCCGCTCGCTTCTCGGCTGCGCCAAAAGCCGCTCGGGGCCGGGGGGCCGCGCTCGGCGCCCGGGGGATGCGCTCGGTGTCCCGGGGCCGCGCTCGGTGCCCTGGGACCGCGCTCCGGGCTCCGGCGGGGCCCGGTCGGGCtgcggccgcccggcccggggctgccggcAGGCGCGGAACTTTCTCCCCGACGGTGCCGGGGCGCGGGCTCGGCGGCGGCCGCTCAGGCTCGATGCCGCCGAGCtgcggggccgggaccggggccggggaggggggtgtgtgtgtgtgttggcgggggggggggggggagcggggccggggtcgggccgggggagcggggctggggcaggcggtTCACGGCGCTGTGTCTGCCACCCGCAGGGTCGGAGTGCCAGCACCAGGCCGTCTGCGAGGGCTGCCAGCGGCCCATCTCGGACCGGTTCCTGATGCGGGTGAACGAGTCCTCCTGGCACGAGGAGTGCCTGCAGTGCGCGGCGTGTCAGCAAGCCCTCACCACCAGCTGCTACTTCCGGGACCGAAAACTCTACTGCAAGCAGGACTACCAACAGTAagagcgcggcggggcccggcccggcccggcccggcggcgcgaACCGGGCTCGGAGCGTTTCGCcgagcggggccgccgcccggGGCTTGGCGGAGCGCGGAAACGGCGGCCCCGGCGAGCGGAGACCCCGGtggggcgggacgggacgggggaaACTTTgagctgcgcccccccccccccccccccccccccggccgccgcggcccgggACCCTGCGGCGCCGtcgggggagggggcggcggcggcggcgcggcccg
This is a stretch of genomic DNA from Strix uralensis isolate ZFMK-TIS-50842 chromosome 21, bStrUra1, whole genome shotgun sequence. It encodes these proteins:
- the LOC141953001 gene encoding uncharacterized protein LOC141953001; its protein translation is MGRAAGERRGGAGSAPRLAALGGSPRPGGGSRVYFYLGDMRSVSCLDFQRWGAEESAGAAAHGARRRPGRAGSAHPGADERLKRARGAPPRAGGGGGRQRRGGGGGGGERARPPRIAAERGRGRSAPGPTAAPDPCPARAGRCAEPPAEPRPSPPAGGRRRSPAARERRGGTSPAARRAAPGTETGGRPLCRRPAELRDPPRTGSSPGRVRSGASPPSARAPRRSGPGRAAVGCARRCPPQPAPPPSEGEM